The DNA window GGCCTCGCCGACGCCCCTTCGCCAGTTCGGTGGCTATTTTCCCTTTGCGACCAAGCATATTCTCGATGTGCCTGTGCTCTTTAATCAGTACGGGCTGAAGGACATCTGGGAAGAGGAATACGCCAAGGTCGGCGTCAAATGGCTTTCGGCGGCAGGGCAGGACCCCTGTAACTTCAACACTAAGAAAGAGATCACCAGCGTTGCCGATCTTGATGGCCTGAAGCTTTATACCTTCCCGACAGCGGGCCGGTTCCTCGCACAGTTCGGTGTGGTCCCCGTCAATATCCCCTATGAGGATGCCGAGGTCGCGGTGCAGACCGGTGAGCTTGACGGTATGGCATGGTCGGGCATCACCGAGGATTACACCGTGGGCTGGGCGGATGTGACGGATTACTTCCTGACCAACAACATCTCCGGGGCCTGGATCGGATCCTGGTTTGTGAACGAAGAACGCTGGGCTGAACTGCCGGATCACCTGAAATCGGTTGTGATGGCGGGAACCGAAGCGGGTCACACGTACCGCAATCAGTGGTACTGGGGCGGCGAGGCGGCTCTGCGTGCAAACGGCGACAAGCTGCAGCTGCGGTCAGTGCCCGCCGGCGAGTGGGCCGAGGTCGAGAATGCGGCCAAGGTTTTCTGGGAAGAAGTGGCGCAGGAAGGTGAAGTGCATCAGAAGATCGTCAACATCTTCAAGGAGTACAACAGCGTCATCAACCAGGCCGGCGCGCCCTATAACTTTGAGTAAAGCTGTCTGATCAGCAAAAGAGGCGTCCCTCAGTCAGGGGGCGCCTCAACTGTGCCGGGGGGCAGGCGCCCGGGAATCGCCATACACCGCCGGATCCCGATGGTTTCTTCAACGGTCGGTAAAAATGCGGGGCAGCCGGAGCTCTAACGCTGAGGTTTGCCCGGCGGACCGGAAGCCGAATCCCTGTCTCACGTCCCGGCACCCGTCCCCGTTTCAGCTCAGAGGGGCGCTGCTCTGTTGTGCAGCCTTTGCTGCCGTCTGCAGTTTATCCGCAAGCGCGGGCAGCGAAAACGGCTTGTCCAGAAACTCAAACCCGTCGCTGCGCAGTTTCGCGGCATCGCCGCCGTTGCCTGAGGCAAAGATCACGCGGGTCCCCGCCTGAGCCAGTTCGCGTCCGAGCGCGATGCTGGTCTGT is part of the Roseobacter ponti genome and encodes:
- a CDS encoding TRAP transporter substrate-binding protein, which codes for MTTRRKFLTTAGVGAAATLASPAIVKAQTAIKWRFQTYAGSALGEHVTKPVIDYINANANGELEVELFYADQIVPTGELFQALQRGTIDGVHSDDDSMASPTPLRQFGGYFPFATKHILDVPVLFNQYGLKDIWEEEYAKVGVKWLSAAGQDPCNFNTKKEITSVADLDGLKLYTFPTAGRFLAQFGVVPVNIPYEDAEVAVQTGELDGMAWSGITEDYTVGWADVTDYFLTNNISGAWIGSWFVNEERWAELPDHLKSVVMAGTEAGHTYRNQWYWGGEAALRANGDKLQLRSVPAGEWAEVENAAKVFWEEVAQEGEVHQKIVNIFKEYNSVINQAGAPYNFE
- a CDS encoding response regulator, with protein sequence MLDGLKVLYLEDELLVAMDTAEYLETLGFESVAVAYRLESAHELMENTDFDLAILDINVDRGQTSIALGRELAQAGTRVIFASGNGGDAAKLRSDGFEFLDKPFSLPALADKLQTAAKAAQQSSAPLS